GGCTTCAGCTGGAAGGTCTTCTGGTCAAAGGAGTCCAGAGGGATGAAGGACAGAGGCTTCTCCTCCAGGAGGCCCTGCAGTCGTGTACGCCAGCCCTCCAGCATGCCTTTACGATCTTCAGCAGCTGCTAGAGCGGGAGCCCAGAAGATCTGAGGGGCCAGAACCTGGAAGCCGCAGTAGTTCAGAATGCCGTTCTGCAGACAGAACAAGGTCATGTTAGTCCACGGCACCCGAGATCTGGTTTAATGCAGATGGTCCAACACACACCTGGATTGGCCACAGGGTGACATTCATGTCTCCATTGATGCCAGTTGGGCTGAACATGGATTcaagagacccagtggtgaaggaCAACATGGTCTTCTTGTCCTGCATGTAGGCATATTCAGTTAATGGGTTCCTTAATTTACTGCAAACCTCATGGACCCTCACCTTGAAGACTCCCTGGCTGTAGAGCTGCTCCGTCGAGAAGGCAAAGCCATTTGTGAGCACCCTGTCGATCCAGCCCTTCATGATTGCAGGAAGACCAAACCAGTACATGGGGAACTGAAATAAAAGTAAAGTTGATCTAAAGGGTTTACATGACAAGTACATCTGTTTTATACTATATACCTGAAAGATGATCAGATCTGCCTCAATGATTTTAGCATGCTCCTTGGTGATGTCCTCTGACAGCCTTCGTTCCTCAAAGGCAATTTTGGTCTCCCTTTTGTAACTGAAGTGGTCAGGGTCCTGAATTTCTCCTGAAAcgaaatttgtttaattcaaaAGTAAGGCAAGTTTAGTCTCCCGTAGGTAAGAGAAGTGGTCAGCATCTTTCACAGAACCTACTCAAGGTACATCAGATGTGACTGGGTCAAAACAAGGACTAGTTTTCCTGTGGGAGCTCATACCTTTGATGTCATCAACTGTAGCTGCAGCTTTAAAGTCCATGGCATACAGGTCAGAGACTTCTACAGAGCAGCCCTGAGCAGTCAGAACCTCCACAGCAAGATCTTTAGCTGCAGCGTTGAATGAGCCAGAGCTCTGGTGGGCGTAAACAATCAAGACCTTTGCTGTAAAGTCAGAGATGAAAGTAATGTCATTTCCAATCAAGTAACAATATTCATCTACTTTTCCAGACACAGCCAATGATGAAGCAGAGAAACTGAGGAAACAATCAAATGATAACAAAAGTTATGTGCATTACCCATTATTGAAGCAGCTCTTCAGCTGAGCCCAATGTCCTTTATTTTAGCTGGTTTCAGAGACATAAGTAGAAGTtgtcttcatgttgcttttatacACCGTTTTAGCTCTAACTGACCCAGGTGGTGTCAATCTGCAGCTGTGGTCATCAATCACTCAGCTGCTTTCCATCTCTCAACTAGAAATAGGAACTGGCTTTTTTAACTAAAGGAAAAACTTCTACAATAACACACTGTCCTAGCATTAGCACTGTCTGTGACTTTAACCCAAGAAAGTCAGaggttgatttttttttacttgtataGTCCCTGCCACTTGCAGCAGAAATTCTCACAGAATACAAACACAGCAGAAACATGGAGATGGtggtagccaatcagagagctgggaTTTCCCCACCTTGTGGGGAGCAGACAGGTTGAGAGGCAGGTTGTGACAGCAGGAAATGTGAAACAACCAAGTTAAAGGTATTAAATAGATAAATAATGACatgccgtaaatcctctaatacaggcctgg
This sequence is a window from Nothobranchius furzeri strain GRZ-AD chromosome 14, NfurGRZ-RIMD1, whole genome shotgun sequence. Protein-coding genes within it:
- the LOC107389921 gene encoding ribosyldihydronicotinamide dehydrogenase [quinone] isoform X2; translation: MAKVLIVYAHQSSGSFNAAAKDLAVEVLTAQGCSVEVSDLYAMDFKAAATVDDIKGEIQDPDHFSYKRETKIAFEERRLSEDITKEHAKIIEADLIIFQFPMYWFGLPAIMKGWIDRVLTNGFAFSTEQLYSQGVFKDKKTMLSFTTGSLESMFSPTGINGDMNVTLWPIQNGILNYCGFQVLAPQIFWAPALAAAEDRKGMLEGWRTRLQGLLEEKPLSFIPLDSFDQKTFQLKPDVHEQHASKEFGLTVGIHLNKPLPPHSQMKAGC
- the LOC107389921 gene encoding ribosyldihydronicotinamide dehydrogenase [quinone] isoform X1 — encoded protein: MAKVLIVYAHQSSGSFNAAAKDLAVEVLTAQGCSVEVSDLYAMDFKAAATVDDIKGEIQDPDHFSYKRETKIAFEERRLSEDITKEHAKIIEADLIIFQVYSIKQMYLSCKPFRSTLLLFQFPMYWFGLPAIMKGWIDRVLTNGFAFSTEQLYSQGVFKDKKTMLSFTTGSLESMFSPTGINGDMNVTLWPIQNGILNYCGFQVLAPQIFWAPALAAAEDRKGMLEGWRTRLQGLLEEKPLSFIPLDSFDQKTFQLKPDVHEQHASKEFGLTVGIHLNKPLPPHSQMKAGC